A region from the Aeromicrobium choanae genome encodes:
- a CDS encoding Mov34/MPN/PAD-1 family protein: protein MLTILRDHVEAIVAHARRDHPDEACGVIAGPIGSDRPERLIPMLNAAMSPTFYEFDSGDLLRLYREMDDNDEEPVVIYHSHTATEAYPSRTDVNLAGEPGAHYVLVSTRDGAHEAGPVDFRSYRIADGEITEEEVRVVDRYTEDSTTATEAAPRTEGDN from the coding sequence GTGTTGACCATCCTGCGCGACCACGTCGAGGCGATCGTCGCCCACGCGCGTCGCGACCACCCCGACGAGGCCTGCGGGGTCATCGCGGGGCCGATCGGGTCCGACCGCCCGGAGCGCCTCATTCCGATGCTCAACGCGGCGATGTCGCCCACGTTCTACGAGTTCGACTCGGGCGACCTGCTGCGCCTCTACCGCGAGATGGACGACAACGACGAGGAGCCCGTCGTGATCTACCACTCGCACACGGCCACCGAGGCCTACCCGTCGCGCACCGACGTCAACCTCGCCGGCGAGCCCGGCGCCCACTACGTGCTCGTGTCCACCCGCGACGGCGCCCACGAGGCCGGTCCGGTCGACTTCCGCTCCTACCGCATCGCGGACGGCGAGATCACCGAGGAAGAAGTTCGCGTCGTGGACCGTTACACCGAAGACAGCACGACTGCCACCGAGGCAGCCCCCCGAACCGAAGGTGACAACTGA
- a CDS encoding MoaD family protein has translation MAVEVRIPTILRPYTGGERAVDAEGATLSALIDDLEANHEGIKERLLDGADLRRFVNVYVNDEDVRFTGGLQTELSDGDTVVILPAVAGGAA, from the coding sequence ATGGCCGTCGAGGTCCGCATCCCCACGATCCTGCGCCCCTACACCGGGGGTGAGCGCGCCGTCGACGCCGAGGGCGCCACCCTCTCCGCCCTGATCGACGATCTCGAGGCGAACCACGAGGGCATCAAGGAGCGCCTGCTCGACGGCGCCGACCTGCGCCGCTTCGTCAACGTCTACGTCAACGACGAGGACGTCCGCTTCACCGGCGGCCTGCAGACCGAGCTGTCCGATGGCGACACGGTCGTCATCCTGCCCGCCGTCGCGGGCGGCGCGGCCTGA
- a CDS encoding PLP-dependent cysteine synthase family protein — MRYDSLIDSVGHTPLVGLPHLSPSDDVRLWAKLEDRNPTGSIKDRAALSMILAAEADGSLTPGCTILEPTSGNTGISLAMVARQRGYQLICVMPENTSVERRQLLAMFGAEIISSPAAGGSNEAVRVAKGLAAEHTDWVMLYQYGNPANADAHYNGTAPELLEDLPTITHFVGGLGTTGTLMGVGRFFRDHKPDVRIVAAEPRYGELVYGLRNLDEGFVPELYDASLIDGRFSVGPRDAVRRVRQLIDEEGIFAGISSGAILHAALAQAAKAVKAGERADIAFVIADAGWKYLSTGAYEGTIDEAEDRLEGQLWA; from the coding sequence ATGCGGTATGACTCGCTCATCGACTCGGTCGGTCACACGCCGCTGGTGGGCCTGCCGCACCTGTCTCCGAGCGACGACGTCCGCCTGTGGGCCAAGCTCGAGGACCGCAATCCCACGGGCTCGATCAAGGACCGCGCGGCGCTGTCGATGATCCTGGCGGCCGAGGCCGACGGGTCCCTCACGCCGGGCTGCACGATCCTGGAGCCCACGAGCGGCAACACCGGCATCTCGCTGGCGATGGTCGCGCGCCAGCGCGGCTACCAGCTGATCTGCGTCATGCCGGAGAACACCTCGGTCGAGCGGCGCCAGCTGCTCGCGATGTTCGGCGCCGAGATCATCAGCTCGCCCGCGGCCGGGGGCTCCAACGAGGCCGTCCGGGTCGCCAAGGGCCTCGCGGCCGAGCACACCGACTGGGTGATGCTCTACCAGTACGGCAACCCGGCCAACGCCGACGCGCACTACAACGGCACCGCGCCCGAGCTGCTCGAGGACCTGCCCACCATCACGCACTTCGTCGGCGGCCTCGGCACCACCGGCACGCTGATGGGAGTCGGCCGGTTCTTCCGCGACCACAAGCCCGACGTGCGCATCGTGGCGGCCGAGCCCCGGTACGGCGAGCTCGTCTACGGGCTGCGCAACCTCGACGAGGGCTTCGTGCCCGAGCTGTACGACGCGTCGCTGATCGACGGCCGCTTCTCGGTGGGCCCGCGAGACGCGGTGCGCCGCGTGCGCCAGCTCATCGACGAGGAGGGCATCTTCGCCGGCATCTCGTCCGGCGCGATCCTGCACGCGGCGCTGGCGCAGGCCGCGAAGGCGGTCAAGGCCGGCGAGCGCGCCGACATCGCCTTCGTGATCGCCGACGCCGGGTGGAAGTACCTGTCCACCGGGGCGTACGAGGGCACGATCGACGAGGCGGAGGACCGCCTCGAGGGACAGCTGTGGGCCTGA